Proteins encoded by one window of Kribbella flavida DSM 17836:
- a CDS encoding demethylmenaquinone methyltransferase — protein MTRADLTKQPEAVAAMFDNVAEGYDRTNAVATMGLEKLYWRPQALAAIAPRRGMRILDLAAGTGASSVKLRAAGAEVVSCDFSVGMLRVGKRRNPELDLIAGDALRLPFADESFDVVTISWALRNVNDVTLALREMLRVTRPGGRLVVLENSHPTWKPFRIGYLEYMMRAVPVVAKAVSTNPEAYEYLAESVRAWPAQAPLAELIARSGWSKVEWRNLTNGLVAVHRAVKPV, from the coding sequence GTGACCCGCGCTGATCTGACCAAACAGCCCGAGGCCGTCGCCGCGATGTTCGACAACGTGGCCGAGGGCTACGACCGCACGAACGCGGTGGCGACGATGGGGCTGGAGAAGCTGTACTGGCGGCCGCAGGCGCTGGCCGCGATCGCACCGCGCCGGGGGATGCGGATCCTCGACCTGGCCGCCGGCACCGGCGCGTCCAGCGTGAAGCTGCGCGCGGCGGGCGCCGAGGTGGTCTCCTGCGACTTCTCGGTCGGCATGCTCCGGGTCGGCAAGCGCCGTAACCCCGAGCTGGACCTGATCGCCGGTGACGCGCTGCGGCTGCCGTTCGCCGACGAGAGCTTCGACGTGGTCACCATCTCCTGGGCGCTGCGCAACGTGAACGACGTCACGCTGGCCCTGCGGGAGATGCTCCGGGTCACCCGCCCGGGCGGCCGGCTGGTGGTGCTGGAGAACTCGCACCCGACCTGGAAGCCGTTCCGGATCGGTTACCTGGAGTACATGATGCGGGCGGTTCCGGTGGTCGCGAAGGCGGTCTCCACCAACCCCGAGGCGTACGAGTACCTGGCCGAGTCGGTCCGCGCCTGGCCGGCCCAGGCGCCGCTGGCCGAGCTGATCGCGCGGTCCGGCTGGTCGAAGGTGGAATGGCGCAACCTGACCAACGGCCTGGTGGCCGTTCACCGCGCCGTGAAGCCGGTTTAA
- a CDS encoding isochorismate synthase, producing MSLPDPVHAGAEAVPHLVVRSHPVADVSEHLLDHLPEHGGLAWVRRSDGLAGWGVAARLDVAGSNRFATAQQWWRALTGAAVVRDDIGVPGSGLVCFGSFGFTDDDPSELVVPEVIVGRRGGTTWVTTVSPASSLAAPPELTVNEPTPVGEIAFADGARSGTAWSAIVADAVTRITGGAVDKVVLARDLIAQSVGPIDLRWPLRRLAAAYPNCWTFAVDGLIGATPELLVRREKGLITSRVLAGTIRRTGDDAHDLALAASLARSSKDLEEHEFAVRSVADALEPHCKSMNVPETPFVLHLPNVMHLASDVAGVAANGASALGLAAALHPSAAVCGTPTAVARDLIEQIEGMSRGRYAGPVGWMDAAGDGEWGIALRCGQADPDDPARMRLFAGCGIVAGSDPEAELAESNAKLVPMRDALGV from the coding sequence GTGAGCTTGCCTGACCCGGTGCACGCCGGTGCCGAGGCGGTTCCGCACCTGGTGGTTCGCAGCCATCCGGTCGCGGACGTGTCCGAGCACCTGCTGGACCACCTGCCCGAGCACGGCGGACTGGCCTGGGTACGCCGCAGCGACGGGCTGGCCGGCTGGGGGGTCGCCGCCCGGCTCGACGTTGCCGGCAGCAACCGCTTCGCCACCGCCCAGCAGTGGTGGAGAGCACTCACCGGCGCGGCCGTGGTGCGCGACGACATCGGCGTACCGGGCTCCGGGCTGGTCTGCTTCGGCTCGTTCGGCTTCACCGACGACGACCCGAGCGAGCTGGTGGTGCCCGAGGTGATCGTCGGCCGGCGCGGCGGCACCACCTGGGTGACCACCGTCTCCCCGGCCAGCTCGCTGGCCGCTCCCCCGGAACTGACCGTGAACGAGCCGACCCCGGTCGGTGAGATCGCCTTCGCCGACGGCGCCCGGTCCGGCACCGCGTGGTCGGCGATCGTGGCCGACGCGGTGACCAGGATCACCGGCGGCGCGGTCGACAAGGTGGTGCTGGCCCGCGACCTGATCGCCCAGTCGGTCGGCCCGATCGACCTGCGCTGGCCGTTGCGGCGGCTGGCGGCGGCGTACCCGAACTGCTGGACGTTCGCCGTCGACGGGCTGATCGGCGCCACGCCCGAACTGCTGGTCCGCCGGGAGAAGGGCCTGATCACCTCGCGGGTGCTGGCCGGCACGATCCGCCGCACCGGCGACGACGCGCACGACCTGGCGCTGGCCGCCTCGCTGGCCCGGTCCAGCAAGGACCTGGAGGAGCACGAGTTCGCCGTCCGCTCGGTGGCCGACGCGCTCGAGCCGCACTGCAAGTCGATGAACGTGCCGGAGACCCCGTTCGTGCTGCACCTGCCGAACGTGATGCATCTCGCCTCCGACGTCGCCGGCGTGGCCGCGAACGGCGCCTCGGCGCTCGGCCTGGCCGCGGCCCTGCACCCGTCGGCCGCGGTCTGCGGTACGCCGACCGCGGTGGCCCGGGACCTGATCGAGCAGATCGAGGGCATGTCCCGCGGCCGGTACGCCGGCCCGGTCGGCTGGATGGACGCCGCCGGCGACGGCGAGTGGGGCATCGCGCTGCGCTGCGGCCAGGCCGACCCCGACGACCCGGCCCGGATGCGGCTGTTCGCCGGCTGCGGGATCGTCGCCGGTTCCGACCCCGAGGCCGAGCTGGCCGAGTCGAACGCGAAGCTGGTGCCGATGCGGGACGCACTGGGCGTCTGA
- a CDS encoding MBL fold metallo-hydrolase has protein sequence MKLTKYTHACVRLDKDGKVLLIDPGSFSEDAVFEAADAVLVTHEHPDHLDVQRIKALDAPVYTTAGVAAQLTELGERVHVVAHGQAFDAAGFAIHAYGKDHAIILPELGVPCENVGFLVEDAVYHPGDSFTRPDRQVHTNLVPISGPWFSLPPAVEYARSVTATQLVGIHDALLSPIGQGLLKRFFDDESRPYHGLTPGESLEVN, from the coding sequence GTGAAGCTGACGAAGTACACGCACGCCTGTGTCCGGCTGGACAAGGACGGCAAGGTGCTGCTGATCGATCCTGGCTCGTTCAGCGAGGACGCGGTGTTCGAGGCCGCCGACGCGGTGCTGGTCACCCACGAGCACCCGGACCACCTGGACGTGCAGCGGATCAAGGCGCTGGACGCGCCGGTCTACACCACCGCCGGAGTCGCCGCTCAACTCACCGAGCTGGGCGAGCGGGTGCACGTGGTCGCGCACGGACAGGCCTTCGACGCCGCCGGTTTCGCGATCCATGCCTATGGCAAGGACCACGCGATCATCCTTCCCGAGTTGGGTGTTCCGTGCGAGAACGTCGGCTTCCTGGTCGAGGACGCGGTCTACCACCCCGGTGACTCGTTCACCCGGCCCGACCGCCAGGTGCACACCAACCTGGTGCCGATCTCCGGCCCGTGGTTCTCCCTGCCGCCGGCCGTCGAGTACGCCCGCTCCGTCACCGCGACCCAGCTCGTCGGCATCCACGACGCCCTGCTCAGCCCGATCGGCCAGGGCCTGCTGAAGCGCTTCTTCGACGACGAGTCCCGCCCGTACCACGGCCTCACCCCCGGGGAGTCCCTCGAGGTCAACTGA
- a CDS encoding GNAT family N-acetyltransferase codes for MSTPYVRVTGDPGEFKQTVFPFLQRDPVLNTALLSNVEGRVDGLMYDPAPPVFVSVHRDEEVIGAVVCTALRGVMLGDLAVELIPAVLAAVLDSSADPVLVDGTPAVAGAFADQLAAELGRDLTEDRRTRLHELGDFVPLEAPGEARPATMDDLADAARMIGGFGADMGGRLGVEEEERWARGRIGHGQVWLWQHDGRAVSMAGHHGDVFGADRIGPVYTPPAERGRGYAGALTAHLSRHLRANGSRVCLFTDLANPTSNKIYARIGYRPVTDFVRYRLS; via the coding sequence GTGAGTACGCCGTACGTCCGCGTGACCGGTGATCCCGGCGAGTTCAAACAGACGGTTTTCCCTTTCCTGCAACGGGATCCGGTGCTCAACACGGCCCTGCTCAGCAACGTCGAAGGACGCGTCGACGGCCTGATGTACGACCCGGCACCGCCGGTCTTCGTCTCCGTCCACCGCGACGAGGAGGTGATCGGGGCCGTCGTCTGCACCGCCCTGCGCGGGGTGATGCTCGGTGATCTCGCCGTCGAGCTGATCCCGGCCGTGCTGGCCGCCGTCCTGGACTCGTCGGCCGATCCGGTGCTGGTCGACGGTACGCCGGCCGTGGCCGGTGCCTTCGCCGACCAGCTCGCGGCTGAGCTGGGCCGCGACCTCACCGAGGACCGCCGGACCCGCCTGCACGAGCTCGGCGACTTCGTCCCGCTGGAGGCGCCCGGCGAAGCCCGGCCGGCGACCATGGACGACCTCGCCGACGCGGCCCGGATGATCGGCGGCTTCGGCGCGGACATGGGCGGCCGCCTGGGCGTCGAGGAGGAGGAACGCTGGGCCCGCGGCCGGATCGGTCACGGCCAGGTCTGGCTCTGGCAGCACGACGGCCGCGCGGTCAGCATGGCCGGCCACCACGGGGACGTCTTCGGCGCCGACCGGATCGGCCCGGTCTACACCCCGCCGGCCGAGCGCGGGCGCGGATACGCGGGCGCGCTGACGGCCCACCTCAGCCGCCATCTGCGCGCCAACGGCTCCCGGGTGTGCCTGTTCACCGACCTGGCGAACCCGACGTCCAACAAGATCTACGCCCGGATCGGCTACCGGCCCGTCACCGATTTCGTCCGCTACCGCCTGAGCTGA
- a CDS encoding GNAT family N-acetyltransferase, with protein sequence MATRVTNDPAEFRTTVFPFLERDPVLHTVILSNVDQRAGGDHQPEAGEGVYVSVHDDTGQVVGAAMRTPGRGVYLGGLAEQYAAEVAEAYAEHVPDLPGVGGARPAADAFVQRWTELRGATATESRSTRLHRLEELVRLQADGGPRLATEDEAQLAAEWVAIDFGDELRDTLAWAEGKIKQGALWFWEVDGMTVSLVAHQLPVFGVCRVGPVYTPDEFRRNGFGGALTAYVSGEILAAGHQACLYTDLANPTSNKIYRLAGYRPVADFVELEFG encoded by the coding sequence ATGGCGACGCGTGTGACGAACGACCCGGCCGAGTTCCGGACGACGGTGTTTCCCTTTCTGGAAAGGGATCCGGTGCTGCACACGGTCATCCTGAGCAACGTCGACCAGCGCGCCGGGGGCGACCACCAGCCGGAGGCCGGGGAGGGCGTTTACGTCTCGGTGCACGACGACACCGGTCAGGTCGTCGGCGCGGCGATGCGGACGCCGGGCCGCGGGGTCTACCTCGGCGGGCTCGCCGAGCAGTACGCGGCCGAGGTCGCCGAGGCGTACGCCGAGCACGTACCGGACCTGCCCGGCGTCGGCGGCGCCCGGCCCGCGGCCGACGCGTTCGTGCAGCGCTGGACCGAGCTGCGGGGCGCAACGGCCACCGAGTCCCGCAGTACGCGGCTGCACCGGCTCGAAGAGCTGGTCCGGTTGCAGGCCGACGGCGGCCCGCGCCTGGCGACCGAGGACGAGGCGCAGCTTGCCGCCGAGTGGGTCGCGATCGACTTCGGCGACGAGCTCCGCGACACCCTCGCCTGGGCGGAGGGCAAGATCAAGCAGGGCGCGCTGTGGTTCTGGGAGGTCGACGGGATGACGGTGAGCCTGGTCGCGCACCAGCTGCCGGTCTTCGGCGTCTGCCGGGTCGGGCCGGTCTACACACCCGACGAGTTCCGCCGCAACGGCTTCGGCGGCGCGCTGACGGCGTACGTCAGCGGCGAGATCCTGGCCGCCGGGCACCAGGCCTGCCTCTACACCGACCTGGCCAACCCGACCTCGAACAAGATCTACCGGCTGGCCGGCTACCGCCCGGTCGCCGACTTCGTGGAGCTGGAGTTCGGGTGA
- a CDS encoding PadR family transcriptional regulator has product MSTTRLLLLGVVRIFQPAYGYQLRRELLSWEVQHWANINPGSIYTGLRTLAKHGLLQELEEGAGHKPGRTSYKLTADGEKEYFALLRQALWTVEGFRPDRMQAALSFLWSLRRDEVVAALESRITQLEQRAKAQPFNERQILQDPGTPNHVLEMLRISDARDRGELEWTRAFRDRVLAGDYGFAGEPPDWTPDPNVAAHWRTLPDEGP; this is encoded by the coding sequence ATGTCCACCACGCGGTTGCTGCTGCTCGGGGTCGTGCGGATCTTCCAGCCGGCCTACGGGTACCAGCTGCGCCGTGAGCTGCTCAGCTGGGAGGTGCAGCACTGGGCGAACATCAACCCGGGCTCGATCTACACCGGGTTGCGCACGCTCGCCAAGCACGGCCTCCTGCAGGAGCTCGAGGAGGGCGCCGGCCACAAGCCCGGCCGGACGTCGTACAAGCTGACCGCGGACGGCGAGAAGGAGTACTTCGCCCTGCTGCGGCAGGCGCTGTGGACGGTGGAAGGGTTCCGGCCCGACCGGATGCAGGCCGCACTGAGCTTCCTGTGGTCGCTGCGGCGCGACGAGGTGGTCGCGGCGCTGGAGTCGCGGATCACGCAGCTGGAGCAGCGAGCCAAGGCGCAGCCGTTCAACGAGCGCCAGATCCTGCAGGACCCCGGTACGCCGAACCACGTGCTCGAGATGCTGCGGATCTCCGACGCCCGCGACCGCGGCGAGCTCGAGTGGACCCGCGCCTTCCGCGACCGCGTCCTGGCCGGCGACTACGGCTTCGCCGGCGAACCGCCGGACTGGACCCCCGACCCCAACGTCGCCGCCCACTGGCGAACCCTCCCCGACGAGGGCCCCTGA
- a CDS encoding ATP-binding cassette domain-containing protein, whose protein sequence is MMIEARGLVRTFKTKRGPVQAVQGVDLDVADGEIVGFLGPNGAGKTTTMRMLATLITPTSGTATVAGCDLAKDPVGVRRRIGYVPQSGSTLPEAVAGDEVVDHARLYGVSKAKATADGQRLFDELDLPGLWRRQCKTLSGGQRRRLDIVMGLVHEPKLIFLDEPTTGLDPQARANLWEHIRGLRRRGATIFLTTHYLDEADALCDRILVIDHGRIVAAGTPEALKQQVSGDAVRLSLADRAHAPAVTRIVQTLDGAVEVETDADVVGFRVPRGGSVLPGLLRQIDAEGIELQGVEVHRPTLDDVFLTMTGRSLRDDTPAGTDEPALAPEQQKEVVA, encoded by the coding sequence ATGATGATCGAAGCTCGCGGACTCGTCCGCACCTTCAAGACCAAGCGCGGCCCGGTCCAGGCCGTGCAGGGAGTGGACCTCGACGTCGCCGACGGTGAGATCGTCGGCTTTCTCGGCCCGAACGGCGCCGGCAAGACCACCACCATGCGCATGCTGGCCACCCTGATCACGCCGACCAGCGGCACCGCGACGGTGGCCGGCTGCGACCTGGCCAAGGACCCGGTCGGCGTCCGCCGCCGGATCGGCTACGTGCCGCAGAGCGGTTCCACCCTGCCCGAGGCGGTGGCCGGCGACGAGGTGGTCGACCACGCCCGGCTGTACGGCGTGAGCAAGGCCAAGGCGACCGCCGACGGCCAGCGGCTGTTCGACGAGCTGGACCTGCCGGGCCTGTGGCGGCGCCAGTGCAAGACCCTGTCCGGCGGTCAGCGCCGCCGGCTGGACATCGTGATGGGCCTGGTGCACGAACCCAAGCTGATCTTCCTGGACGAGCCGACCACCGGCCTGGACCCGCAGGCGCGGGCCAACCTCTGGGAGCACATCCGCGGCCTGCGCCGACGCGGCGCGACGATCTTCCTCACCACCCACTACCTGGACGAGGCGGACGCCCTCTGCGACCGGATCCTGGTCATCGACCACGGCCGGATCGTCGCCGCCGGGACCCCGGAGGCGCTCAAGCAGCAGGTCTCCGGCGACGCGGTCCGGCTCAGCCTGGCCGACCGCGCCCACGCCCCGGCGGTGACCCGGATCGTGCAGACCCTGGACGGCGCCGTGGAGGTGGAGACCGACGCGGACGTGGTCGGCTTCCGGGTCCCGCGCGGCGGTTCGGTGCTGCCCGGCCTGCTCCGGCAGATCGATGCCGAGGGCATCGAGCTGCAGGGCGTCGAGGTGCACCGCCCGACGCTGGACGACGTGTTCCTGACCATGACCGGTCGCTCGCTGCGGGACGACACCCCGGCCGGCACCGACGAACCGGCGTTGGCGCCGGAGCAGCAGAAGGAGGTCGTGGCGTGA
- a CDS encoding ABC transporter permease, translating into MTVLTETWIVFHRQMRLSLRNPMWSILMLSQPLLYLFLFGPLLEPITAQISEGATSNAYQVFIPGLIVQLGMFGAMFVGFGLIAEYRAGVIEADRVTPASRMALMAGRVLRDVVVLVVQSILLLAVAVPMGLRAPWDGVLLSLVIVALLGATFASLSYSVALITKSEDALAPLLNGIAMPLLLLSGILLPMQIGPTWLQRLSDISPLKHVVTGVRALFRGEIGSSSSLWGLFWVVLLTAVGLAVGARTFRKESA; encoded by the coding sequence GTGACCGTGCTCACCGAGACCTGGATCGTCTTCCACCGGCAGATGCGGCTCTCGCTGCGCAACCCGATGTGGTCGATCCTGATGCTCAGCCAGCCGCTGCTGTACCTGTTCCTGTTCGGCCCGCTGCTGGAGCCGATCACCGCGCAGATCAGCGAGGGCGCGACCAGCAACGCGTACCAGGTGTTCATTCCCGGCCTGATCGTGCAGCTCGGCATGTTCGGTGCGATGTTCGTCGGCTTCGGCCTGATCGCGGAGTACCGGGCCGGCGTGATCGAGGCCGACCGGGTGACGCCGGCCTCGCGGATGGCGCTGATGGCGGGTCGCGTACTGCGCGACGTCGTCGTGCTGGTGGTCCAGTCGATCCTGCTGCTCGCGGTGGCGGTGCCGATGGGGCTGCGGGCACCGTGGGACGGCGTACTGCTGTCGCTGGTGATCGTGGCTCTGCTCGGCGCGACCTTCGCCTCGCTGTCGTACTCGGTGGCGCTGATCACCAAGAGCGAGGACGCGCTGGCGCCGCTGCTGAACGGCATCGCGATGCCCTTGCTGCTGCTGTCCGGCATCCTGCTGCCGATGCAGATCGGACCGACCTGGTTGCAGCGGCTGTCCGACATCAGCCCGCTCAAGCACGTGGTGACCGGAGTCCGCGCGCTGTTCCGCGGCGAGATCGGCAGCAGCTCGTCGCTGTGGGGCCTGTTCTGGGTGGTTCTGCTGACCGCCGTCGGCCTGGCCGTCGGCGCCCGCACCTTCCGCAAGGAATCCGCCTGA
- the mptB gene encoding polyprenol phosphomannose-dependent alpha 1,6 mannosyltransferase MptB, translated as MRVPSPLPRGLIGACVVAASSLVTSVVPQSSWVASLPVASVLRHSLAGRMTGLAFMVFGLGLMVWAWLAVGREVLSGVRHRLIPLTVAWSVPLLLAPPLFSRDAWSYAAQGALVAEGFDPYAVGPGALTGPVVEAVDPMWMATPAPYGPLPLAYGGLAARLTLDPYVLMLAHRALAVLGIVLIAWAVPRIAVACRVNPPIATWLVVANPVLITHGLGAAHNDVLMLGLACTAFAVALRGHWGTAAVIAGAAAAVKAPGGLVVIAIAAVMSPLAGRAFQRLASLAIAGAISVLTLVTIGELTGVGSGWLGALDVPGLVRSPLSIANLIGMGASGLLDWLGAEDAAVQALQLVRLLGILTALGLIAVLGLRSHIHQAARAVGIAMLAVVLLGPTAHDWYFLWCLPFLAVARPGRRLITALVGVSLILTIAAPLNSSLRGAVVPILVTTSLVLLVVGTLLGHLRTLQPVPEEASKQVPEKVRRKVPATAG; from the coding sequence ATGCGTGTGCCGTCGCCCTTGCCGCGTGGGTTGATCGGTGCCTGCGTGGTCGCGGCGTCGTCGTTGGTGACGTCGGTGGTGCCGCAGTCGTCGTGGGTGGCGTCGTTGCCGGTCGCGAGCGTGCTGCGGCACTCGCTGGCCGGGCGGATGACCGGGCTGGCGTTCATGGTGTTCGGGCTCGGACTGATGGTGTGGGCCTGGCTCGCGGTCGGTCGGGAGGTGCTGAGCGGCGTCCGGCATCGGCTGATCCCGCTGACGGTCGCGTGGAGCGTTCCGCTGCTGCTGGCGCCGCCACTGTTCAGCCGGGACGCGTGGAGCTACGCCGCCCAGGGCGCACTGGTCGCCGAGGGCTTCGACCCGTACGCCGTCGGCCCGGGCGCTCTCACCGGACCTGTGGTCGAGGCGGTCGACCCGATGTGGATGGCGACGCCCGCGCCGTACGGTCCGCTGCCGCTCGCGTACGGCGGACTGGCGGCGCGGCTCACCCTCGACCCGTACGTGCTGATGCTGGCTCACCGGGCTCTGGCTGTGCTGGGCATCGTGCTGATCGCCTGGGCGGTACCGCGGATCGCCGTCGCCTGCCGGGTCAACCCGCCGATCGCGACTTGGCTGGTGGTGGCGAACCCGGTCCTCATCACCCACGGCCTCGGCGCAGCACACAACGACGTGCTGATGCTCGGCCTGGCGTGCACCGCCTTCGCAGTGGCCCTCAGGGGTCACTGGGGCACGGCCGCGGTGATCGCCGGTGCCGCGGCCGCCGTCAAGGCACCCGGTGGCCTCGTTGTCATCGCCATCGCGGCTGTGATGAGTCCCTTGGCCGGCCGGGCTTTCCAGCGTCTCGCCAGCTTGGCGATAGCCGGAGCTATTTCCGTACTGACCCTGGTGACCATCGGTGAGCTCACCGGGGTGGGCTCAGGCTGGCTGGGCGCCCTCGATGTGCCCGGACTCGTCCGCTCCCCACTGTCGATCGCCAATCTGATCGGCATGGGCGCTTCCGGTCTGCTGGACTGGCTGGGCGCTGAGGACGCGGCCGTGCAGGCACTTCAGCTCGTCCGGCTGCTCGGCATCCTCACCGCCCTCGGCCTGATCGCCGTACTCGGTCTGCGCTCGCACATCCACCAGGCAGCTCGCGCTGTCGGCATCGCCATGCTCGCGGTCGTGCTGCTCGGACCGACCGCGCACGACTGGTACTTCCTGTGGTGCCTGCCGTTTCTCGCCGTTGCCCGGCCCGGCCGCCGCCTCATCACCGCGCTGGTGGGAGTCAGCCTGATCCTCACCATCGCCGCGCCGCTCAACTCGTCGCTGCGCGGCGCGGTCGTCCCGATCCTGGTCACGACCTCACTGGTCCTGCTGGTGGTCGGCACACTGCTGGGCCACCTCCGCACCCTCCAGCCGGTCCCAGAAGAGGCCTCGAAGCAGGTCCCGGAGAAGGTCCGGCGGAAGGTCCCGGCTACAGCTGGGTGA
- the menD gene encoding 2-succinyl-5-enolpyruvyl-6-hydroxy-3-cyclohexene-1-carboxylic-acid synthase, protein MNPSTAFATVVVDELIRSGVREAVLAPGSRSAPLAMALAAADREGRLRLHVRVDERTAGFLALGLIRGTGLPVPVVTTSGTAVVNLHPAVLEASHSGLPLIVLSADRPPELRGSGANQTTDQLKVFGGAVRMFHEMGVPRQEVGQVAYWRSQIARAVSVAVGFRSNEPGPVQLNCPLTEPLVPTDGPDWPEPLDGRASGAWTAVRAAGGQPSAISPGPKTVVVAGDGASQAARLTAEAGNWPLFAEPSSRARIGPSVVSAYRLLLGAIPLADEIERVVVFGHPTLSRPITRLLSRADVEVVVVAPTGSWPDAARRAATVLTGVEVTAADETDWLARWQHADQLARPAIDKVLAGQLTGPGIAAVVGEAVGADGMLVVASSNPVRDLDLAPVVPIRTVANRGLAGIDGTVSTAVGAALANGGATYALVGDLAFLHDANGLVIGPAEARPDLRIVVVNDNGGGIFSTLEQAGTTDFERVFATPHDTDFAALAAATRTPYTLVTTLDQLRAALIRTVAGVDVVEVRLPRPTTLHTELQSAVNQAVTQL, encoded by the coding sequence ATGAACCCGTCCACGGCGTTCGCGACTGTGGTGGTCGACGAGCTGATCCGGTCCGGCGTCCGGGAGGCCGTGCTGGCGCCCGGTTCACGCAGCGCTCCACTGGCGATGGCGCTGGCGGCTGCGGACCGAGAGGGCCGGCTCCGCCTGCACGTCCGCGTCGACGAGCGTACGGCGGGCTTTCTGGCGCTCGGGTTGATCCGAGGCACTGGACTGCCGGTGCCAGTGGTCACCACGTCCGGCACTGCGGTGGTCAACCTGCACCCAGCCGTGCTGGAGGCATCGCACAGCGGTCTGCCGCTGATCGTGCTGAGCGCTGACCGGCCGCCGGAGCTCCGGGGGAGCGGGGCGAACCAGACGACCGACCAGCTCAAGGTGTTCGGTGGCGCGGTCCGGATGTTCCACGAGATGGGTGTGCCGCGCCAGGAGGTGGGTCAGGTCGCCTACTGGCGTTCGCAGATCGCCCGGGCGGTCTCCGTCGCCGTCGGCTTCCGCAGCAACGAGCCTGGACCGGTCCAGCTCAACTGCCCGCTCACCGAGCCCCTGGTGCCGACCGACGGGCCTGACTGGCCGGAGCCGCTGGACGGCCGCGCCAGTGGTGCCTGGACGGCGGTGCGAGCGGCCGGTGGTCAGCCATCCGCGATCTCGCCCGGGCCGAAGACCGTCGTGGTCGCCGGCGACGGCGCCTCGCAGGCTGCCCGGTTGACCGCGGAGGCCGGCAACTGGCCGCTGTTCGCCGAGCCGTCGAGCCGGGCCCGGATCGGACCGTCGGTGGTCTCCGCATACCGGTTGTTGCTGGGAGCAATTCCGCTGGCGGACGAGATCGAGCGGGTGGTGGTGTTCGGGCACCCGACGCTGTCCCGCCCGATCACCCGGCTGCTGAGCCGGGCGGACGTCGAGGTGGTCGTGGTCGCGCCGACCGGTTCGTGGCCGGACGCGGCCCGCCGCGCGGCCACCGTGCTCACCGGGGTGGAGGTCACCGCCGCCGACGAGACCGACTGGCTCGCTCGCTGGCAGCACGCGGACCAGCTGGCCCGCCCCGCGATCGACAAGGTGCTGGCCGGGCAGCTCACCGGGCCGGGCATCGCCGCGGTCGTGGGCGAGGCCGTCGGCGCCGACGGGATGCTCGTGGTGGCCTCGTCGAACCCGGTGCGCGACCTGGACCTGGCCCCCGTCGTACCGATCCGGACCGTCGCCAACCGCGGGCTCGCCGGAATCGACGGCACCGTGTCGACGGCCGTCGGCGCGGCGCTGGCGAACGGCGGTGCGACGTACGCGCTGGTCGGCGACCTGGCGTTCCTGCACGACGCCAACGGGCTGGTGATCGGCCCGGCCGAGGCCCGGCCCGACCTGCGCATCGTGGTGGTCAACGACAACGGCGGCGGGATCTTCTCCACCCTGGAGCAGGCCGGCACGACCGACTTCGAGCGGGTCTTCGCAACGCCGCACGACACGGACTTCGCCGCTCTCGCCGCCGCCACCCGTACGCCGTACACGCTGGTGACGACGCTGGACCAGCTGCGGGCCGCGCTGATCCGCACGGTCGCCGGCGTGGACGTCGTCGAGGTGCGGCTGCCGCGACCGACGACCCTGCACACCGAGCTGCAGAGCGCGGTGAACCAGGCAGTCACCCAGCTGTAG